The following proteins come from a genomic window of Fusobacterium perfoetens:
- a CDS encoding HU family DNA-binding protein: protein MMKKKDFVALYQELGNIESFTAASQQVELFMEAVRVAMEKDDLVILRKFGNFEKRILKGRVGRNPKTGDTLMTETKYRVNFKPASTFNKRIDDYTKALEATPKKRKSCKKAK, encoded by the coding sequence ATGATGAAAAAAAAGGATTTCGTAGCACTTTATCAGGAGTTAGGTAACATTGAAAGCTTTACAGCAGCTTCTCAACAAGTTGAACTATTTATGGAAGCCGTTAGAGTTGCTATGGAAAAAGATGATTTAGTAATCTTAAGAAAATTTGGAAATTTTGAAAAAAGAATATTAAAAGGAAGAGTTGGAAGAAATCCAAAAACTGGGGACACTTTAATGACTGAAACAAAATATAGAGTAAACTTTAAGCCAGCATCTACTTTTAATAAAAGAATTGATGACTATACAAAAGCTTTAGAAGCTACTCCTAAAAAAAGAAAATCTTGTAAAAAAGCAAAATAA